Proteins from one Oscillatoria nigro-viridis PCC 7112 genomic window:
- a CDS encoding NAD(P)-dependent alcohol dehydrogenase, which produces MYNTKAYSAASATSPLASDTIARRDPTDRDVQIEILFCGICHSDLHSVRNEWGGAVYPIVPGHEMVGRVTQVGSAVTKYKPGDLAGVGCMVDSDGTCPQCKANLEQFCPNLTLTYNSPDQHKTAPVTYGGYSDSIVVDERFVLRVPDNLDLAGVAPLLCAGITTYSPLRHWGVTKGKKVGVVGLGGLGHMGVKFARAFGARVVVFTTSPDKTEDALRLGADEVVVSRNADEMQKHAGSFDFILDTVSANHDINAYLNLLRLDGNITLVGAPENPLEVSAFSLIVGRRSLSGSSIGGIAETQEMLDFCGEHNITADVEVIPIQKVNEAYERLLKSDVKYRFVIDMASLKSE; this is translated from the coding sequence ATGTACAACACGAAAGCTTATTCCGCAGCCAGTGCAACATCACCGCTAGCCTCCGACACGATCGCGCGGCGCGATCCAACCGATCGCGACGTACAGATCGAAATCCTCTTCTGCGGCATCTGCCACTCCGACCTCCATTCAGTGCGTAACGAGTGGGGCGGCGCGGTCTACCCGATCGTCCCCGGTCACGAGATGGTGGGTCGTGTCACCCAGGTTGGCTCGGCAGTGACGAAGTACAAGCCTGGCGATCTGGCAGGAGTCGGCTGCATGGTTGATTCGGATGGAACCTGTCCCCAGTGCAAAGCTAATCTTGAACAGTTCTGCCCGAACCTGACCCTCACCTACAACTCCCCAGACCAGCACAAGACCGCTCCGGTTACCTATGGTGGCTATTCCGACAGCATCGTCGTCGATGAACGCTTCGTTCTGCGCGTTCCAGATAACCTCGATCTCGCCGGGGTTGCGCCGCTCCTCTGCGCCGGGATCACCACCTACTCGCCCCTGCGCCACTGGGGCGTCACTAAGGGCAAGAAGGTCGGCGTAGTCGGTCTTGGCGGGCTGGGCCACATGGGTGTGAAGTTCGCCCGTGCGTTCGGTGCCCGCGTCGTTGTCTTCACCACCTCGCCCGATAAGACGGAAGATGCTCTGCGCCTCGGTGCTGATGAAGTAGTGGTCTCTCGCAATGCCGACGAGATGCAGAAGCACGCTGGCAGCTTCGACTTCATCCTCGACACCGTTTCCGCCAATCACGACATCAACGCCTATCTCAACCTGCTTCGCCTCGATGGCAACATCACCCTTGTCGGCGCACCGGAGAATCCCCTGGAAGTCTCGGCCTTCAGCCTGATCGTGGGCCGCCGCAGTCTCTCCGGCTCTAGCATCGGTGGCATCGCGGAAACCCAGGAGATGCTCGACTTCTGCGGCGAACATAACATCACCGCCGATGTTGAAGTCATCCCCATCCAAAAAGTCAACGAAGCTTACGAAAGACTGCTCAAGTCCGATGTGAAGTACCGCTTCGTAATTGATATGGCATCTCTGAAATCTGAATAA
- a CDS encoding aldo/keto reductase, translating into MQTRKLGNSNLEVSAIGLGCMGMSFSYGPPKDKQEMTALLGAAVDRGITFFDTAEVYGPYLNEELVGQALAPFRNRVVIATKFGFGISPNSDPRGMKGSPGLNSQPKHIKEAVEGSLKRLKVEAIDLLYQHRVDPNVAIEDVAGTVKELIQEGKVKHFGLSEAGVKTIRRAHAVVPVTALQSEYSLWTRTPEKEVIPTLEELGIGFVPYSPLGRGFLTGKMDESTTFDSSDFRSTLPRFTPEALKANQALINLLGSIAERKQATAAQIAIAWLLAQKPWIVPIPGTTKLHRLDENIGAVSVELTPDDLRDIDDAASKIAVQGDRYPEKLEQMTGR; encoded by the coding sequence ATGCAAACGCGCAAACTTGGAAATAGTAATCTGGAAGTCTCGGCGATCGGGCTCGGCTGCATGGGAATGAGCTTTTCCTACGGCCCGCCCAAAGACAAACAGGAGATGACTGCTCTTTTGGGGGCTGCGGTCGATCGCGGCATAACATTCTTTGACACTGCCGAAGTCTACGGCCCGTACTTAAACGAAGAGCTTGTGGGTCAAGCCCTCGCTCCCTTCCGCAACCGGGTCGTCATCGCCACCAAATTTGGGTTCGGCATCAGTCCGAATTCCGATCCTCGCGGCATGAAAGGTTCACCCGGACTGAACAGCCAACCGAAGCATATCAAGGAAGCCGTGGAGGGATCGCTCAAGCGGCTCAAAGTTGAGGCGATCGACCTACTCTATCAGCACCGGGTCGATCCGAACGTGGCGATCGAAGACGTGGCAGGAACAGTGAAGGAACTGATTCAGGAAGGCAAGGTTAAGCACTTCGGACTATCTGAAGCAGGCGTGAAAACGATTCGGCGCGCCCACGCGGTTGTGCCCGTGACTGCTCTCCAGAGCGAATACTCTCTGTGGACGAGGACTCCTGAAAAGGAAGTGATACCGACTCTTGAGGAACTTGGCATCGGGTTTGTTCCGTACAGCCCGCTGGGCAGGGGCTTTCTCACTGGTAAGATGGACGAAAGCACGACCTTCGACAGTTCCGACTTCCGCAGCACTCTGCCTCGCTTCACGCCGGAAGCCCTTAAGGCGAATCAAGCCCTGATTAATCTGCTCGGCAGTATTGCAGAACGGAAGCAGGCGACAGCAGCTCAAATTGCGATCGCCTGGCTGCTAGCGCAGAAGCCGTGGATTGTTCCGATTCCAGGCACAACAAAGCTGCATCGCTTGGACGAAAACATCGGGGCAGTCTCAGTCGAACTCACGCCCGACGATCTGCGTGACATCGATGACGCCGCCTCCAAGATAGCGGTGCAAGGCGATCGATATCCCGAAAAACTGGAGCAAATGACCGGTCGCTGA
- a CDS encoding 3'-5' exonuclease: protein MPYLTAENDIKALIAKFYQAKILWVDTEIADYKSNPRLSLIQVLADSTDSTGDATFLLDVLDKPELAKDFINQIMVNPDIEKVLHNASYDIRFLGNDDAQNVTCTLQMTKKIPAYILPLPNRQLKTLIETLCGIAYVDKTEQSGDWAKRPLTQKQLEYAKMDAVYLAGLHRRLLEILAQCYPEPATENLTALGEKYQEIESRWKPLDSEIAEVKERIKAGMLAQKLKDSSYFELSSSITMKVDFMTLARLTQTEGIELNFPVTLTKEIQKQLGQLIADPSLAVEEIASWRLNSNVQQRRKSTKKIAPEPESEDLTALGARYKEILPEWKLLDSEIEHLKERIKKAMLVQNKENTPHFKLSSSSILKVDFASLAKLALSVGVELDFMVPLTQYIQKRLGEAINKIDVQIEYITSWRMTAKTVEDEDEEIPF, encoded by the coding sequence ATGCCTTATTTAACAGCAGAAAACGACATCAAAGCACTCATCGCTAAATTTTACCAAGCTAAAATACTGTGGGTTGACACAGAAATAGCCGACTATAAATCCAACCCCAGATTATCTCTGATTCAAGTGTTAGCTGACTCCACAGATTCCACGGGAGATGCCACTTTTCTACTAGATGTCTTGGATAAACCTGAATTGGCAAAAGATTTTATCAACCAAATAATGGTCAATCCAGATATTGAAAAAGTCTTGCACAACGCCAGCTATGACATCCGATTTCTAGGCAATGACGACGCTCAAAATGTCACTTGCACATTACAAATGACGAAAAAGATTCCAGCTTACATTCTGCCATTACCTAATCGACAACTCAAAACTTTAATAGAAACACTTTGCGGCATTGCTTATGTAGATAAAACAGAACAAAGCGGCGATTGGGCCAAGCGTCCCCTGACCCAGAAACAGCTAGAATATGCCAAGATGGACGCGGTTTATTTAGCTGGACTGCATCGCCGCCTGCTAGAAATTCTTGCCCAATGTTATCCCGAACCCGCAACGGAAAACTTGACAGCATTGGGCGAAAAATATCAGGAAATAGAATCTCGGTGGAAGCCGCTAGATTCAGAAATCGCCGAAGTGAAAGAACGCATTAAAGCAGGGATGCTGGCCCAAAAGCTCAAAGACAGTTCTTATTTTGAGCTTTCCAGTTCGATAACGATGAAAGTAGATTTTATGACGCTGGCCAGACTGACGCAAACTGAGGGAATTGAGTTAAATTTTCCGGTAACGCTGACTAAAGAAATTCAAAAACAGTTAGGCCAACTCATCGCCGATCCATCTTTGGCAGTTGAGGAGATTGCGAGTTGGCGGTTAAATTCTAATGTACAGCAGCGGCGAAAATCTACTAAGAAAATTGCGCCGGAACCGGAGAGTGAGGATTTAACTGCATTGGGGGCAAGGTACAAAGAAATTTTGCCTGAATGGAAGTTGCTGGATTCTGAAATTGAGCATCTGAAAGAGCGCATTAAAAAAGCAATGTTGGTGCAAAATAAGGAAAATACTCCCCATTTTAAGTTATCGAGTTCCTCGATTTTGAAGGTAGATTTTGCTAGCTTGGCAAAACTTGCGCTATCTGTGGGAGTTGAGTTAGATTTTATGGTGCCGCTGACTCAATACATCCAAAAGCGGTTAGGCGAAGCGATTAACAAAATTGACGTGCAAATTGAGTATATTACCAGTTGGCGGATGACGGCTAAGACTGTGGAAGATGAAGATGAGGAAATCCCATTTTAA
- a CDS encoding Uma2 family endonuclease, which yields MMSQLQTKLLTDTWVTATWDEYIEIIKQPEYDRAKCYYYNGQLRIEMAAVGPDRADDKGIIVILINLFGIAKGIKMRLLVNCSYAKTGVRGAQPDASYYIGDRVQTAPRGSSVVNLDSAVSPDLAIEIADSSLVDDLGTKRMIYEELGVSEYWVVDVQTAQVIAFKIIANRGSERLTESQVLPGLKVALLEEGLRRSRQTDNTEVGNWFLEEVRGNPQ from the coding sequence ATGATGAGTCAACTCCAAACCAAACTACTAACTGATACCTGGGTTACAGCGACTTGGGATGAATATATAGAAATTATTAAACAGCCGGAGTACGATCGAGCAAAATGCTACTATTACAACGGACAGTTGAGGATTGAAATGGCTGCAGTCGGGCCCGATCGTGCTGATGACAAAGGAATTATCGTCATCTTAATAAATTTATTTGGCATTGCTAAAGGTATAAAAATGAGACTGCTGGTCAACTGTAGCTACGCCAAAACGGGTGTCAGAGGCGCTCAACCTGATGCTTCTTACTACATCGGAGACCGGGTGCAAACGGCACCTCGCGGCAGTTCGGTAGTGAATTTAGATAGCGCAGTTTCCCCAGATTTAGCGATTGAAATTGCCGACAGTTCTCTCGTTGACGATTTGGGGACAAAAAGAATGATTTATGAAGAATTAGGAGTGTCTGAGTATTGGGTAGTAGACGTACAAACAGCCCAAGTTATTGCTTTCAAAATAATTGCTAACCGGGGAAGCGAACGTCTGACGGAATCTCAAGTTTTGCCGGGGCTAAAAGTTGCTTTATTAGAGGAAGGTTTGCGCCGCAGTCGCCAGACGGACAATACAGAAGTCGGCAACTGGTTTTTAGAGGAAGTTCGCGGGAATCCTCAATAG
- the gyrA gene encoding DNA gyrase subunit A produces MSTSESRIIPTDLGNEMSRSYLEYAMSVIVGRALPDARDGLKPVHRRILYAMNELGLAPDRPFRKCARVVGEVLGKYHPHGDTAVYDALVRMAQDFSMRERLINGHGNFGSVDNDPPAAMRYTECRLTALTSDSMLRDIDSETVDFGDNFDGSQQEPLVLPARIPQILLNGSSGIAVGMATNIPPHNLGEIIDGLVALIHNPAITDLELMQYIPGPDFPTGGQILGRSGIRDAYTTGRGSITMRGVASIETIEHPGRPDKEAIIITELPYQTNKAGLIEKIAELVNDKRLDGISDIRDESDRDGMRIVIELKRDAYPRVVLNNLYKQTPLQANFGANMLALVNGEPQLLTLSQFLNVFLDFRIETITRRTQYELRKAEERDHLLQGLLIALENLDAIIHLIRAAADSAAAKQELMDNYGLSDQQSDAILQMQLRRLTALEAQKIQQEHEELRAKIADLEDILARRERILEIAEFEAVEIQTKIATPRRSVIEHAEGEIDERDLIANEQAIILITEQGYIKRMPVSTFEAQSRATRGKAGAKMKEDDGVEHFLSCCDHDSVLFFSDRGVVYSVKAYQIPVCSRTARGTPVVQLLPIPIEEKITSMVSVTEFTSEEYLVMLTRGGYIKKTALSAFGNIRTNGLIAISLEEGDQLRWVRRAKVDDSIIIGTRQGMAIHFRTNHEQLRPVGRATRGVKSMKLRSGDELISMDILPSSIVAEIAELDAEDSEFEGANIAQLEIEDSEFEGAEIADLENEEAELEDEELELQAEEIEGEEAEEIQKNSSGVPSVLVITTNGYGKRVPVSQFRLQRRAGKGLTATKFKSKKAKDYVAALRIVNEDDELMIVTNRGIIIRQAVSAISTQSRTATGVRVQRLDEDDSIVAVALVPPAGEESAEESESEEVAE; encoded by the coding sequence ATGAGCACCTCTGAGTCGCGGATAATCCCGACGGATCTGGGTAATGAGATGTCCCGATCGTACTTGGAATACGCCATGAGCGTAATTGTCGGTCGGGCGCTACCAGATGCTAGGGACGGTCTCAAGCCCGTTCACCGACGCATTCTCTACGCCATGAACGAATTGGGCTTGGCTCCCGATCGACCTTTCCGCAAATGCGCCCGCGTCGTGGGGGAGGTGCTGGGCAAGTATCACCCGCACGGAGATACAGCGGTTTACGACGCCCTGGTGCGGATGGCTCAGGATTTCTCCATGCGGGAACGCCTGATCAACGGCCACGGCAACTTCGGCTCCGTTGACAACGACCCGCCCGCTGCCATGCGTTACACCGAGTGTCGCCTCACAGCTTTGACCAGCGACTCCATGCTGCGCGACATCGACTCGGAAACAGTTGATTTCGGCGACAACTTCGACGGTTCCCAGCAAGAACCCCTCGTACTGCCGGCACGCATTCCCCAAATTTTGCTCAACGGTTCCTCCGGGATTGCTGTAGGGATGGCAACCAACATTCCGCCGCACAATTTAGGCGAAATAATTGACGGTTTAGTAGCACTAATCCACAATCCAGCAATTACCGACCTGGAATTGATGCAGTACATCCCCGGCCCGGACTTTCCCACCGGAGGGCAAATTCTGGGCAGAAGCGGCATTCGCGATGCTTACACTACCGGGCGCGGTTCGATTACAATGCGCGGAGTCGCCAGCATTGAAACCATCGAACATCCCGGCCGCCCCGACAAAGAAGCAATTATTATCACCGAATTGCCTTACCAAACAAACAAGGCAGGGCTAATTGAGAAAATTGCCGAACTTGTCAACGACAAAAGATTAGATGGAATTTCCGACATTCGCGACGAAAGCGACAGAGACGGAATGCGGATCGTGATCGAACTCAAGCGCGACGCCTATCCCCGCGTCGTCCTCAACAACCTCTACAAACAAACACCCCTCCAAGCCAACTTTGGAGCCAATATGTTAGCGCTAGTAAACGGGGAACCCCAACTACTTACGCTCTCCCAATTCCTCAATGTCTTCCTAGACTTCCGCATTGAGACAATTACTCGCCGGACTCAATACGAACTCCGCAAAGCAGAAGAACGCGACCACCTTCTGCAAGGCTTATTAATTGCCCTAGAGAACTTAGATGCAATTATTCACCTAATTCGCGCCGCTGCCGACTCCGCAGCAGCCAAACAGGAATTGATGGATAATTACGGTCTTTCGGATCAGCAATCCGATGCAATTCTGCAAATGCAGCTCAGGCGTTTGACAGCATTAGAAGCGCAAAAAATTCAGCAAGAACACGAAGAATTGCGAGCTAAAATCGCGGATTTAGAAGATATCTTAGCGCGCAGGGAACGCATCTTAGAAATCGCCGAATTTGAAGCAGTCGAAATCCAAACCAAAATCGCCACTCCCAGACGCAGCGTCATCGAACACGCCGAAGGAGAAATCGATGAAAGAGATTTAATTGCCAACGAACAAGCAATTATTCTGATCACAGAGCAAGGCTATATCAAGCGGATGCCTGTCAGCACTTTCGAGGCCCAAAGTCGCGCTACTCGCGGCAAAGCAGGCGCGAAAATGAAAGAAGACGATGGAGTAGAACATTTCCTTTCCTGCTGCGATCACGACAGCGTTTTGTTCTTCAGCGACAGGGGCGTAGTTTACTCTGTCAAAGCTTATCAAATCCCCGTCTGTTCCCGGACGGCACGCGGCACTCCCGTGGTGCAACTGCTGCCGATTCCTATAGAAGAAAAAATCACTTCTATGGTGTCAGTCACAGAATTCACCAGCGAAGAATACTTAGTGATGCTGACTCGCGGCGGCTACATCAAGAAAACTGCGCTTTCCGCTTTTGGCAACATCCGCACTAACGGATTAATCGCCATTTCTCTAGAAGAAGGCGACCAACTGCGCTGGGTGCGGAGAGCAAAAGTGGATGACAGCATCATCATCGGCACGCGCCAAGGGATGGCAATTCATTTCCGCACCAATCACGAACAGTTGCGCCCTGTCGGCCGCGCGACGCGGGGTGTAAAATCAATGAAATTGCGATCGGGCGATGAGTTGATCAGCATGGACATTTTGCCCAGTTCAATTGTTGCCGAAATTGCTGAATTGGATGCAGAAGATTCGGAATTTGAGGGAGCTAATATTGCTCAATTAGAAATAGAAGACTCGGAATTTGAAGGGGCAGAAATTGCTGACTTGGAAAATGAAGAGGCGGAATTGGAAGATGAAGAATTAGAACTGCAAGCCGAGGAAATAGAAGGCGAAGAAGCCGAAGAAATTCAGAAAAATAGCAGCGGAGTTCCTTCCGTGTTGGTAATTACAACCAACGGCTACGGCAAGCGGGTTCCAGTTTCTCAATTCCGACTGCAAAGACGGGCTGGCAAGGGATTGACGGCTACTAAATTTAAGTCTAAAAAGGCTAAAGATTACGTAGCGGCGCTGCGAATTGTCAACGAAGATGACGAGTTGATGATCGTTACCAACCGAGGTATTATTATCCGTCAGGCTGTGAGTGCAATTTCTACTCAATCGCGCACAGCAACGGGCGTGCGGGTGCAGCGGTTGGACGAGGATGATTCGATCGTAGCTGTGGCTTTAGTGCCGCCTGCCGGTGAAGAATCGGCCGAAGAATCGGAATCTGAGGAAGTGGCAGAATAG
- a CDS encoding histone deacetylase family protein, translating to MLPVIYSEDFLLHKTGMLHPERPERLTAIVNALKAAPWADQIEWQLPTPVAQREQQLFSAIKKVHSQRYIKEVQHLAHRGGGYLDGDTPISAESYDVALLAASAWLDGVDRVVAAGEPAFVLARPPGHHAENARAMGFCLFSNAAIAARYALEQPGINRVAVLDWDVHHGNGTQSLVENCRQIAYCSLHQSPCYPGTGDAEERGSYDNVLNIPLYPGGGIAEYLSAFESLVVPFLSKFEPDLLIVSAGYDATASDPLASMTLMPSDFGTFTGYCLQLTRRIAFGLEGGYALKELAESVVATIDRCLN from the coding sequence ATGCTACCCGTCATCTACTCCGAAGATTTCTTGCTGCACAAGACTGGAATGCTTCACCCAGAGCGACCAGAACGTTTAACGGCGATCGTCAACGCTCTGAAAGCTGCTCCCTGGGCGGATCAAATTGAGTGGCAACTGCCCACCCCAGTGGCGCAGCGCGAACAACAACTGTTCTCGGCTATCAAAAAAGTTCACTCGCAAAGATACATCAAAGAAGTCCAACATTTGGCTCATCGGGGAGGCGGCTACCTCGACGGCGATACGCCGATTTCTGCAGAAAGTTACGACGTAGCGCTGCTGGCTGCGAGTGCTTGGCTCGATGGGGTCGATCGAGTGGTGGCTGCGGGGGAACCGGCTTTTGTGCTGGCGAGACCGCCGGGACACCACGCCGAAAACGCCCGCGCCATGGGTTTTTGCTTGTTTTCCAATGCTGCGATCGCCGCTCGCTACGCCCTGGAACAGCCGGGAATCAACCGCGTCGCCGTCCTCGACTGGGACGTGCACCACGGCAACGGCACTCAATCTTTGGTGGAAAACTGCCGCCAAATTGCCTACTGTTCCCTGCATCAATCTCCGTGCTATCCGGGAACGGGAGATGCCGAGGAGCGCGGTTCCTACGACAACGTGCTGAACATTCCCCTCTATCCGGGCGGCGGCATCGCTGAATACCTGAGCGCCTTTGAATCTCTTGTCGTGCCTTTTTTGTCCAAATTTGAACCGGATTTGTTGATTGTCAGCGCTGGTTATGACGCTACTGCGTCCGATCCGCTGGCGAGCATGACTCTGATGCCGTCAGATTTCGGTACTTTCACCGGATACTGCCTGCAACTCACCCGCCGCATCGCCTTTGGTTTGGAGGGGGGTTACGCGCTGAAAGAGTTGGCCGAGTCGGTTGTGGCGACTATTGACCGATGCCTCAATTAG
- a CDS encoding daunorubicin resistance protein DrrA family ABC transporter ATP-binding protein: protein MAPAVLIENLQKRYGTVEAVKDVSFKVEPGEIFGLLGPNGAGKTTTLRVLCTLSAPDSGRIEVSGISAVSQPRIARQRLGYVAQEVALDKVLTGRELLQLQAALYHLPRHTIKGRIDKMVKLLGLEEWENKKTGTYSGGIRKRLDLAAGLLHQPDVLVLDEPTVGLDIESRVVVWDFLRRLREEGTTVLITSHYLEEVDALADRVAIIDNGTVIAQGTPEELKNRVGGDRVTLRIREFSPIEEAEKAKTLMQSLPFVQEVIVNTAQGNSLNLVVTPQSDALVTIQQALKNAGLPTFGIAQSRPSLDDVYLAATGKTLLDAELAAASNRDLKAEQKQAMRS, encoded by the coding sequence ATGGCTCCCGCCGTTTTAATTGAAAATCTTCAGAAACGCTACGGCACTGTAGAAGCCGTTAAAGATGTTTCCTTCAAGGTAGAACCGGGGGAAATATTTGGTTTGCTAGGCCCCAACGGTGCAGGCAAAACCACAACCCTGCGGGTACTTTGTACTTTGAGTGCGCCCGATAGCGGACGCATTGAAGTGTCTGGCATTTCTGCTGTCAGCCAGCCGAGAATTGCCAGACAAAGACTAGGCTACGTCGCCCAAGAAGTGGCTCTCGATAAGGTGCTGACGGGGCGGGAACTCCTGCAACTGCAAGCAGCGCTTTACCATTTGCCGCGCCATACGATTAAAGGGCGGATTGACAAAATGGTGAAACTCCTCGGTTTGGAAGAGTGGGAAAATAAAAAGACGGGTACTTATTCCGGCGGTATCCGCAAACGCTTGGATTTGGCTGCTGGATTGCTGCACCAGCCGGATGTTTTGGTGTTAGACGAACCGACTGTCGGGCTCGATATTGAAAGTCGGGTGGTTGTGTGGGATTTCCTGCGGCGCTTGCGGGAAGAAGGTACGACGGTTTTGATTACCAGCCATTATCTCGAAGAAGTGGATGCTTTGGCCGATCGCGTGGCGATTATTGACAACGGTACGGTGATTGCACAGGGCACGCCGGAGGAGTTGAAAAATCGGGTTGGGGGCGATCGAGTGACTTTGCGGATTCGGGAGTTTTCGCCGATCGAAGAAGCTGAAAAAGCCAAAACTCTGATGCAATCTCTGCCTTTTGTGCAGGAAGTAATTGTCAATACGGCCCAAGGAAATTCTCTCAATTTAGTAGTAACACCGCAAAGCGACGCGCTGGTGACTATTCAGCAAGCTTTGAAAAATGCGGGACTTCCTACTTTTGGGATTGCTCAATCTCGGCCGAGTTTGGATGATGTGTATTTGGCTGCGACTGGTAAGACGCTGTTGGATGCCGAGTTGGCTGCTGCTAGCAACCGCGATTTGAAGGCCGAGCAAAAACAGGCGATGCGATCGTAG
- a CDS encoding Uma2 family endonuclease, giving the protein MTATPTQPKQMLSFEQFVKQLPDEEGRYELVNGEIVRILPIRLHETLAEFLSDAFKDEVKRLKLNYWVSGRIVVRTLTPNGKEQGRHPDVSVVDKTVWDSAPFAYSALIEPLQLAVEIVSTNWEDDYIDKLDEYQRLGISEYWIVDYLALGSRNYLGNPKEPTVFVYLLDENGVYQMTAYRGTERIISRTFPELALTAEQVLDV; this is encoded by the coding sequence ATGACCGCAACTCCTACCCAACCTAAGCAGATGCTCAGTTTCGAGCAATTTGTCAAGCAACTTCCCGACGAAGAAGGCCGCTATGAGCTTGTGAATGGAGAAATTGTGAGAATATTACCAATCCGACTGCACGAAACCCTCGCTGAATTTCTTTCAGACGCTTTCAAAGACGAGGTAAAAAGACTCAAGCTCAACTACTGGGTATCTGGCCGAATTGTGGTGAGGACGTTAACTCCAAATGGTAAAGAACAAGGCCGCCATCCTGATGTGAGTGTAGTAGATAAAACGGTCTGGGACTCAGCTCCTTTCGCTTACTCAGCACTAATTGAACCGCTGCAATTAGCAGTAGAGATAGTATCAACAAATTGGGAAGATGATTATATCGACAAGCTAGATGAATATCAGCGGCTGGGAATTTCTGAATATTGGATTGTCGATTATTTAGCTTTGGGCAGCAGAAACTATTTGGGCAACCCGAAAGAGCCGACTGTTTTTGTTTACCTGCTCGATGAAAATGGCGTTTATCAAATGACTGCTTACCGAGGGACTGAGCGAATTATATCCCGAACTTTCCCAGAATTAGCGCTGACAGCAGAGCAAGTGTTAGATGTCTGA